In Flavobacterium hankyongi, the genomic window AAAAACAAAAAATATGGGAGTTGTAAAAAAAATAAAAAAATATTTCCATAAAAAAGAAAAGCTAAAACAACTAAAAACAGAAAACATTCCTAATTTGAATTTCTTTGATTCAGATAAAAGAACCATTGTTTTTGTTTCTGGAGCACTACCAACCCATGATAAAGATTCAGGATCTAATCGGTTATTGGAAATAATTTTAGCATTTAAAAATCAAAATTACAATTGTATTCTCTCTGTCGAAAATGTATTTGAGAACGACAAATATGTTCAATTTTATAAAAATTTAGGAATCATTGTTTATGTTGAATCCAATAAATTTAAAAATCTAACTACCTTTCTAGGATCAATAAAAACTATAGATTACATATGGTTCTATGGCCCTAACACATTAAAAACTCATCTTGAAAATCTTTCAAAAAGATTTCCCAACGCCAAATCTATTTTTGATATGGTGGATATCCATTTTTTGCGATACAAAAGGGCTATAGAATTAAATCCTTCAAAAATTTCCTTAAAAAAAAGATATAATAAATACTTCAAAATTGAAACGCAGTTAGCGAAAAAGGCTGATATTGTTGTTGCTATTTCTGAAAAAGAAAAAGGTTTTATGCATAAATATCTTCCAGAAAGCAACATTATAATTATTTCAAATGTTCACTACCCTAAAGTAGATAAGCATTCTGTTCCAACTTTTGAAGAAAGAAAAGATATTCTTTTCATTGGTTCTGCACATACCCCAAACATAGATGCTGTTCATTATTTATACAATAAAATAATGCCTCTTGTATGGAAAAAACTCCCTGAAATCAATGTTAACATTATTGGTAATGTTAAAGAATGTATTGATTCTATAAATCATCCAAATTTTCATTTTCTTGGCTTTGTTGAAAATGTTGAATCTTATTTTTTTAATTCAAGATTAATGGTTGCACCACTAACTTATGGCGCTGGTGTTAAAGGGAAAATTGGCCAAGCATTTGAATTTTATCTTCCTGTGGTAACCACATCAATTGGAGCTGAAGGTATGTTTTTAATAGATAAAATTAATGCTGATATCACAGACGATACAAATGAATTTGCTGAAAGAATTATTAATACATATTCAAACAAATCTCACTGGAATCTATTGTCTAATAATTCTGAAAAAAGTCTTTATCCATTTTCAAAAGAAAAATTAAACGAAACTATCATAGACTTATAAATTAAAAATTTTATCAAGTTCCTTGTAAACAGTATCTTGATTATGATTTTCATTAAAATAGATTTTAGCTTCAGTCGAAACTTTGTCATAGTAACTACTATCTGAAAGTAGTTTTTCTATATTTTGAGCAAACTCTACTTCGTTATTTGTAACTAAGCATCCATTGTGTGTTTTATTGGTTAATCCATCAACACCTCTATCATTGCATACAATAGGCAAACCAAAAGACATAGCTTCTATCACTTTTATTTTTACACCTGTCCCGCTAAGCATCGGACAAATAGCAATTCTTGAAGCGGAATAAACAGAGTCTAAATCTTCCACAAATACATTTTTTTCTACATTTGGATAATCATCAATATAATTTGATATCCTCCCCACAACACATATTTTTAAATTTTTAGGCAACAAAGGATATACTTTATCAAAAAACCATTTTACAGCTTTTTTATTATGATCATTATCACTCGCTACATATACAATATCATAAGTTGGATCTGTTTTTAAAGAAGATTTATTAGACAAAGTATGAGCCACTATTTTAATTTCTTTATCTATAAACTGAGAAAAAACAAATTGCTCTTCAATAGAAATTGCCAAAATCTTATCGAAAGTATTTAAAATTGAAATTTCCTTTTCAAACCATTTTCCTAGTTTAAAGTTTTTAGATTCTTGAAATTGAGAAGTTAAAAAATCATGTGTATCTATTAGTAATTTAGCATTTTTACACAAACTTCTGTTTTTAACTAAATTTGCCCAATAAACATAAGATATGATAATGTAGTCATATTGATTTTGTTTTAGTATGGTTTCAAAATTTTCTTTCTGTCCAAAACGAATTCTATCGAACTCTTTAATTTTCTTAAAAATTTTATTTGGCAATGAAAAGCAAAAAAAATACTTAAGCTGATGCTTACTTCTCTTGAAACAATTAAGCAAATACCCTTTTTTTATTAATCCTGATTTCTCAATTTCTATAATATCTTCTTGTTTAAATTTATCTTCAGCAACTCCAACAAAATCAACCGTTATATTTCTATTTTTAAAATAATTAAGCAAGGACAACGCCCTAGCGTTATTTCCTTGGTTTTTTAATAACGGATTCTCTGGATAGAAATATAATATTCTCATAGGTTAATTAACTTTTTTTATTCACTCTAAATAGACGAGATCTGCAATTTATTGTACTTTTCCTTCAATTGCGTTCTGAGACTTTTTCTAATTTTCCGAAAAGGAATGGTATTTATTAGTATCAACTTAGCTTTACAGATAATTTTCTCTTTTCTAAGTTTAAGTATATACTTTCTATCGAATTCCAAAGAATTTTTAGAATTTACAAACAACAAGAAAGAAGAACTCAATCTTTTTTGTTGCTTTCTCGACATAAAAGGAAATATCTCTTTGGTCACAAAGTCTTTTATTAACTGATGTAATTCCTTTTTTTGGTTCAAATTAAAAGGCATTGAAAGATATCTCAATTCAAAAGGTTCATGCTCAACAAAACGAGCAAGATCTATAGAATGAGTTTGAAATAAATTATATCTTTTATAAAAATCAATTAATATTCTAAACCATTCGGGTATCTGTCTTAGTAATTTTTCTGCCTGATTGTTTATCATTAGATGATTTTGATTTTCATGCTCCCTGTAATAATATTCAGCTGCAGGATTGATTCCTATTTTATCTGTTAAGACTAATAATTGATGAGAAAACAATCCATCTTCACAAGGCTGAATTTTTTCAGGAAATCTTATGTCTTGATGATTTTCTAAAAAGTCTAGCTTAAGAAACAAAGCACATGTAGGCAACACAAAAACATTTTGAATGCGATTACAATAATAATCTCCAACAACTACTATATCGCAATCTCCTTTTTTAGCAATTTCATAAGAGGTTTTAATAAAATCAGTAGCAATAGTGTCGTCTGAATCTAAAAAATAAATATATTTACCTTTTGCTTGATTCAATCCATTATTTCTTGCTATTGAAACACCTGAATTTTTTTGCCTTAAAAGTGTAATATTATAATCCTTTTCTAAAAATTGTTCACATAATTTTAAAGAGTTATCAGTAGAACCATCGTCAACCAAAATAAGCTCTATCCCTTTAAAATTTTGATTTAGAACACTTTCAATAGTTTCCACAATAAATTTTTCTACATTGTAGACAGGAATGATAATTGAAACTAAAATGTTGTTCATTTAAAAATTTAGAATAGGCATCAAATTTAAAAAAATACTTAACACGAACCTAATAAGTCAGTATTGGTTTATTTGCATTAAAATTTCTTTTCAACCCTTAATTAATACAGAAATCACATCTTTGATTATTACACCTTACTGATTGATTTTTTTACAGTTTGATTTATATTTGTAAAAAAACAATAAAATGGACATCAACACAGAAGTTCACAACGCATTCGAAGTCATTAAAAATGGAGGAATTATTCTTTATCCAACAGATACCGTTTGGGGAATAGGTTGTGATGCTACAAATCCAGAAGCGATCAAGAAAATTTTTGCACTAAAGCAACGTGAAGAAACTAAAAGTATGATTGTACTTACAAATGGTGACCGTATGATGTACAATATATTCAAGGAAATTCCAGAAGTAGCTTGGCAAATCCTCGATTTATCTGAAAAACCCACTACTTTAATTCTTGACAATCCAAGAAATGTGGCTGATAATGTAATAGCCGAAGACAAAACTCTTGGGGTTAGAATGGTAACAGAACCATTTTGCTTTAAGCTAATGGAACGAATGAAAAAACCACTAGTTTCTACCTCAGCAAATATTTCTGGAGAACCTACACCAAAATCTTTTAAAGAAATATCGCCTGAAATTATTAAAGGTGTTGACTATGTAGTAAATTTGCACCACGATAAAATTTGCGATAAGCCTTCTACTATCATTAAATTAACAAATGATTGTCAAGTGAAAATTATTCGTAAGTAAATTTTATTTCTAGTTTAAAGTCTCTGAAATCGACTTTAAACCTTAGACTATTATAATGAACTACAAGCAACATTTAGAACATAAAATATTTGATATTGTATCGCAAGCAGCTAAATCACTTAACGTTGATTGTTATGTTATTGGTGGTTTTGTTCGTGATATTTTATTACAAAGAGAGCATAAAAAAGATATAGATATTGTAGCAGTAGGCAGCGGTATTGATTTGGCTTTAAAAGTATCTGAATTAATTCCTCATAACCCTAAAGTTCAGGTTTTTAAAAACTATGGTACTGCTATGCTTCGTTTTGAAGATATGGATATTGAATTTGTAGGTGCCCGTAAAGAAAGCTACAACTTTGATAGTCGTAAACCTTTGGTAGAAAACGGATCTTTAAAAGACGATCAAGATCGTAGGGATTTTACAATCAACGCAATGGCTTTTTCTTTAAATTCAGATAATTTTGGTGAATTGGTAGATCCTTTTAATGGTGTTTCTGATTTAGAAAATAAAATCATCCGTACACCACTTGATCCAGATATTACCTATTCTGACGATCCATTGCGAATGATGCGTGCTATTCGTTTTGCTTCTCAATTGCATTTTGAAATTGAAACAGAATCTTTGGAAGCTATTACTCGAAATAAAGAACGTATTAAAATCATCTCTGGAGAAAGAATTGTTGACGAACTCAACAAAATATTACTATCAGTCCAACCATCTGTCGGTTTTTTATTGCTTCATAAAACTGGCTTACTTGATATTATTCTTCCAGAATTAACTGCTTTAAACAATGTTGAAGAAGTAGAAGGTCATACTCATAAAAATAACTTTTACCACACGTTAGAAGTAGTTGATAATATTTGTCCCAATACTGACGATGTTTGGTTACGTTGGAGTGCATTATTACACGACATTGGTAAAGCTCCAACCAAAAAATTTCATAAAAAACAAGGTTGGACTTTTCATGGTCACGAATTTTTAGGTGGAAAAATG contains:
- a CDS encoding glycosyltransferase, whose translation is MGVVKKIKKYFHKKEKLKQLKTENIPNLNFFDSDKRTIVFVSGALPTHDKDSGSNRLLEIILAFKNQNYNCILSVENVFENDKYVQFYKNLGIIVYVESNKFKNLTTFLGSIKTIDYIWFYGPNTLKTHLENLSKRFPNAKSIFDMVDIHFLRYKRAIELNPSKISLKKRYNKYFKIETQLAKKADIVVAISEKEKGFMHKYLPESNIIIISNVHYPKVDKHSVPTFEERKDILFIGSAHTPNIDAVHYLYNKIMPLVWKKLPEINVNIIGNVKECIDSINHPNFHFLGFVENVESYFFNSRLMVAPLTYGAGVKGKIGQAFEFYLPVVTTSIGAEGMFLIDKINADITDDTNEFAERIINTYSNKSHWNLLSNNSEKSLYPFSKEKLNETIIDL
- a CDS encoding glycosyltransferase, whose translation is MRILYFYPENPLLKNQGNNARALSLLNYFKNRNITVDFVGVAEDKFKQEDIIEIEKSGLIKKGYLLNCFKRSKHQLKYFFCFSLPNKIFKKIKEFDRIRFGQKENFETILKQNQYDYIIISYVYWANLVKNRSLCKNAKLLIDTHDFLTSQFQESKNFKLGKWFEKEISILNTFDKILAISIEEQFVFSQFIDKEIKIVAHTLSNKSSLKTDPTYDIVYVASDNDHNKKAVKWFFDKVYPLLPKNLKICVVGRISNYIDDYPNVEKNVFVEDLDSVYSASRIAICPMLSGTGVKIKVIEAMSFGLPIVCNDRGVDGLTNKTHNGCLVTNNEVEFAQNIEKLLSDSSYYDKVSTEAKIYFNENHNQDTVYKELDKIFNL
- a CDS encoding glycosyltransferase family 2 protein — encoded protein: MNNILVSIIIPVYNVEKFIVETIESVLNQNFKGIELILVDDGSTDNSLKLCEQFLEKDYNITLLRQKNSGVSIARNNGLNQAKGKYIYFLDSDDTIATDFIKTSYEIAKKGDCDIVVVGDYYCNRIQNVFVLPTCALFLKLDFLENHQDIRFPEKIQPCEDGLFSHQLLVLTDKIGINPAAEYYYREHENQNHLMINNQAEKLLRQIPEWFRILIDFYKRYNLFQTHSIDLARFVEHEPFELRYLSMPFNLNQKKELHQLIKDFVTKEIFPFMSRKQQKRLSSSFLLFVNSKNSLEFDRKYILKLRKEKIICKAKLILINTIPFRKIRKSLRTQLKEKYNKLQISSI
- a CDS encoding L-threonylcarbamoyladenylate synthase, coding for MDINTEVHNAFEVIKNGGIILYPTDTVWGIGCDATNPEAIKKIFALKQREETKSMIVLTNGDRMMYNIFKEIPEVAWQILDLSEKPTTLILDNPRNVADNVIAEDKTLGVRMVTEPFCFKLMERMKKPLVSTSANISGEPTPKSFKEISPEIIKGVDYVVNLHHDKICDKPSTIIKLTNDCQVKIIRK
- a CDS encoding CCA tRNA nucleotidyltransferase, encoding MNYKQHLEHKIFDIVSQAAKSLNVDCYVIGGFVRDILLQREHKKDIDIVAVGSGIDLALKVSELIPHNPKVQVFKNYGTAMLRFEDMDIEFVGARKESYNFDSRKPLVENGSLKDDQDRRDFTINAMAFSLNSDNFGELVDPFNGVSDLENKIIRTPLDPDITYSDDPLRMMRAIRFASQLHFEIETESLEAITRNKERIKIISGERIVDELNKILLSVQPSVGFLLLHKTGLLDIILPELTALNNVEEVEGHTHKNNFYHTLEVVDNICPNTDDVWLRWSALLHDIGKAPTKKFHKKQGWTFHGHEFLGGKMVKKIFERLHMPLNHKMKFVQKMVIMSSRPIVLAQDIVTDSAVRRLVFDAGEDVESLMTLCEADITTKNPKKFQKYHNNFKTVREKIVEVEERDKVRVFQPPITGEEIMELFNLKPSREIGILKEAVKEAILEGEIPNEYQAAFDFVMKKAERMGLKRVN